Genomic segment of Drosophila simulans strain w501 chromosome 2R, Prin_Dsim_3.1, whole genome shotgun sequence:
AATCGATTTCAGTAGTCCTAAGAGGAATAGGTTCCCCTCCTTTTAACTGAGctaaaaaaacttttttttttttatttaaaattatttaatattattcaatatttGTAACCTAActtgttaaaaaaaacatgaatTCTTGTTATGTAGATTCCATGACTTAAATACGACtatctttctctctctctttttctcctTCAGCCCAAGttgttttaatattatcatattattattatcaaattTCAAAGGTTATCTCTATAAAATTATTCGAGTATTACtcttgcatttaatttgctaaaactgcaaaaaaaaaaaaaccgcagTGTCAGAAAGTTGCAATTTGCCTAATCCGCTATTATTAAGACATCAAAAAGTTGTTACCAACTTTATTTTGATCAAGCATGATTCTTCAAAATCGTAAAATTTCCAAATATGCCCACTCACGACATCCAAGAACCCGCACAGCCAACAACCATTGACATGTAAATGAACTCCGTGTGTCGTCTTCAAcccgttccgttccgtttcgGGTTGAGAAAGTGTCACCTGTTTGTTTGCCGGGGGCAAATTGGCAGTTTGGGTCACGGAGTCCTTGCCGTCTCCGGCAACCGGAAGTCGCATCCTTATGGCGTTTCATAATGTATGCGCTAATTTATTATCTGTTGGCAAAAGTTTGGGCCATACATAGTTAACCCTTTGACTGTCATGCCACCGTTGTCGTTTATGGTGTTTTGGCCCAACTGAGAGCTGAGCCCGGACATAATGGATTGCGTGCCGGAGTGACATGTCTGGAGAATTGGAGGCAGTCTAATATCCATCAAAGGGTCGAGCGAGATGGATTCGGAATacattgtacatatgtacaagcAGTACGTTTTGGAATCGGTTTGAATTAGTTTGCATTACCAAACCACCAAGCTACTACTTCTTTTGACCCACCCTGGAGACCCATAATGCATTGGGAGGATCGTTTTGGACACAGGCTATTTATGCGTTAGACAAATTACCGGGTAATCTAGACAGTAGAACACGTTATTGCTTCGATGTTTGTTTGGTCAGTAATTGAGGAGCAAACCTCGGGGACTCGCGGTGGACAAACCGTTAATGACACCTTTAATTGGATGACATTAGCACCCAGGGCCTGGGGCATGACCAAGTGGGCCCTGCCCCATCATACAGTCATAGGAATAGGCTTCGCTCAGCCTGTCCCGGAATAGAATTCACCTAACAAGTATTCACCGTACAAAGAAATCGAAATGTGTGACGAAGGATCGATCAGGGAATGTGAGCCCACCACCTTGCGGCTTCCTTTCAACAGCTACCACATCAATTTGCCACTTTATATTTTGGACATGGTGCGCATCTTCCAGGATCATCCCAAGTACAGCAATGGTATCCACGAGGAGCACATCCTGGAGATGCTGGAAAAGGAGTAAGACAGATCGAGTAATGCACttaatggtaatggtaatgctAATCATCTAAATAGACCCTTCGCCTGTGGCGATCTGGAGTCGCAGGTGAAGACCGCTCTGCTGGACCTAACGGCCAAGGGATTCATACGCTTCATTACCAATGGATACCGCACACTGGGACCCATCGCCAAGCTCTCCAATGCCCGTTCAACGCGCCACTTTAACATGACCTGGCAGCGCATTGCCGAGCTGCAGAAGGTCAACTGTCCGAGCCTGGAGGCGGGATCCATCTCCAGCGGACTCTGCACCCAGCGCGGAGCCAACTACTAAATGCTTTCGCTGTTTGTTGTGTTCACCATTTCATTTATTGAGTTCAGTTCCTTACAGATCAGCAGAGTAACGCGCCACACACAGTCCACACTGCTTCCAAATTGTAATCGTCTAGTAAAATGCCCACAAATCCAAGTTTCGGGGTAGTTGAGTACGGGTGGTCATAATCATCATTATGTTGGGAACACATGTCGCGGGGTCTGCCATCCTTTTGACACTTAACCAGGCTAATTATTGTCAGGGGTTGGAATGTCGCAGGTGTTTATAGGGGAAATGCTTCCGAAACTGATTTAAGTATTACCATTGTGAAGGCCAACTATCCCTGTTTGTGATCTGGAGTACATCCCCGACGAACTCTGCCCCAAAGTGACCCTTGGCCAGGCCCATTACCCTTTTGGCCGAACCGTTTAGATTGTCAACACCAGGAAAATGGAGGACACAAGGAGGACCTGTCGTCATCGCAGTCCGCATATGCGCCCGCGAAGCAAACACGCATGGGATCCCGGCCAGGTGGTATTTATTGCCTCTCTAATCATTGCGGCATAATCTATTAGCACCCCACCCGACAGATCCGCGCTTCCACGTCCAAAACGGTGTCCCttgattttttgcttttgcacaTTAaaggcaattatttttattgttttagttCCGAGAcagttttgtgtttgtcaTTTGCCAATGGCTGTTCCGCGCTCATAATTGAACCAGCCCCAAGATAGGACATTAATCAAGCCATGTGACATCTGGATAACATGTTGGAACATAGTCAGTTTATTGGGATCGCTCCGAAGTAGCGATAATTCAAAAttgtattacattttattaacatTATCGGCACGACTTATTTGCTAGCCTGGGCGTAGTTGCGTCGCACTAGCTCTTTAGGTATATCTTTCCAATTGTCCAGGAAGCGAATTAGGAAGCCATCCGGCAGGCGCTGTACCAGGTGTACATTCAACACCACGTTTAGCAGCTTTAACTTGAGATACTCAATGGAATCCATTGTCGTTTGGTGTGTCAGATATTTTGACCTTACAATTCCCTCAATGTGAAAACTAACGCTGCGGTGGGGCTTCAAGCTGTCCACGTTTTCACATGGAGCCAAGCAGATCAGGGGCAGGAACTCCGTGTTGCCGTAATCCACATAGAAGATCATGTACTCATTGGGAAATTCATTGATTATTTGGGCGCGATAGTAGCGACCATCACTGTAGAGAGCAAGTACAATGTCGAGAAGACGCGGTTTCGACTTGAAGGTCCGTTTGTTAACTGGCACATCCTTTCTGTCCCACACCAACGGCGGAGATTCGTCAAAAAACTGGCCATAAACCTCGGTGGGTCCATTAATGAAGGTGATCTGGATTCTGACAGTGCTGCCGATTTCAACAGGCACTGGTGTATCAAAGATTGTCTCCGGAAGAGCTCTAGCTAGTTCCACATCCTTGGTGGCGCCATTTGGAGCAAAGGGCTCATGAGCCAAACGACAATTGTTACCTTGCAAATACGCAAATATTAAAACCTTTACCTTTTAAAccaaattttcatttcattatcTGTAACTTACCCTTAAAGCAGCCATTCAGCTTGGGATCGTAGTGCCGGCAAATGCGTTGCTCGTCCTTGGGACGAAATCCAAGAACTGCCTTCAGAGGATCACTGGTGCTCTCATCGATTTCATTCAGCATGGCTATGTCTTCCTCGGTTATTCCAGCGCGATATTTAGTGGCGGTTGTTTTTGTAGGTCTGCATAACCTATCCACGACCATTTCGGCCACTAGTGTATTATCATTGTTTTCGTGCACTCGAATCTTAATAAACGTGTTAACGAAGCGATGCATATTGTCGATATCACAGTTGATTAAATCGCATCTAATGGCCAGTGCCGGCCACTGTTTGATGTCGTTCGGCAGTTTATATATTGTTTCGTTGCCGACAAGGTGAATGTGATTGCCAAAGTCGATAAGGTACGCATCATATCCTCCGCCCGCATTACTCGAGTTGATGGTGATCCGTAAAATGATGTTGTCGGTACTGT
This window contains:
- the LOC6739455 gene encoding uncharacterized protein LOC6739455 gives rise to the protein MNLEDISMIMKLFDSNMHKLQGNLRSYQTEVHQIHTELTEKLSHADPVDRSLIPLHDHLVASLSEVNAHVMKLNLQLHINRQSARLGDHEYFEKSIDNPDSKIRSGLQADCQSSKPAFVECLPSSASEEVPVVTVQEASSTTQLDAITVVNENLSKQCKAATLQPLESSKNMELQVEETMPFHKQLDEGRGGSQSIECDLLQLQKEEIPVGSKIVVETLKTNNTVRPEASASETFDNQSLLAAKQRTQAIGTGICNKASKNTTNSNPPEVPAAAIEKVHEQLPKTQKNLFLLPPKGGTETTSRGIYNQILKNTAAFPENTVVNAVLVHVDETDNCVYVAKWDPTCEMIKKLLQRQRPLKALDQLPDYGDIFAVYDSTDNIILRITINSSNAGGGYDAYLIDFGNHIHLVGNETIYKLPNDIKQWPALAIRCDLINCDIDNMHRFVNTFIKIRVHENNDNTLVAEMVVDRLCRPTKTTATKYRAGITEEDIAMLNEIDESTSDPLKAVLGFRPKDEQRICRHYDPKLNGCFKGNNCRLAHEPFAPNGATKDVELARALPETIFDTPVPVEIGSTVRIQITFINGPTEVYGQFFDESPPLVWDRKDVPVNKRTFKSKPRLLDIVLALYSDGRYYRAQIINEFPNEYMIFYVDYGNTEFLPLICLAPCENVDSLKPHRSVSFHIEGIVRSKYLTHQTTMDSIEYLKLKLLNVVLNVHLVQRLPDGFLIRFLDNWKDIPKELVRRNYAQASK
- the LOC6739453 gene encoding uncharacterized protein LOC6739453 gives rise to the protein MCDEGSIRECEPTTLRLPFNSYHINLPLYILDMVRIFQDHPKYSNGIHEEHILEMLEKEPFACGDLESQVKTALLDLTAKGFIRFITNGYRTLGPIAKLSNARSTRHFNMTWQRIAELQKVNCPSLEAGSISSGLCTQRGANY